The Bacteroides sp. AN502(2024) DNA segment GGCTGCCACACTGCCTGTATTTTGCAACAAGTTTAATATGAAAGGAGTGATGTCACTAAAACCGGATACAAAAGACAGAAGATTCAACCCACCTGTACCTGCATAAACGAGTGTATAATGAGTTAAGAAAGTAAATATCACAAAGAGCACGGCAAAGATCAAAGCAACTTTAAATTCCAACGGGTTACTGCTGTCATCCTCTTCCGATGCTATGGGCTGGCCTTCCGGACGCTTTTGCCGGGAGTGAATAAACCAGGCTACCATAACTGCCACCACTGCCATCGTCAACAGATACGGATAGATAGACAAGAAAATGTCCCTACTGAAAATAAATATCAGTATCATAAAACGTAAAAACATCATACTGACAGCCAACAACATGGCAGCAACATAATCAGTGGCTTCCTGTTCAGAGGCTTTCCGGCTTTTACGAGCAAGCACCGAGATAGTAGCCGTACTGCTATATAATCCGCCAATAATACCGGAGACTAACGTACCGGATTCATGAAATACATATCGCTTTAATAAATAAGAGAGATAAGAAATACCGGATACAACTACCGTTGCCAACCAGATAGAATAAGGAGTCAGGTTAATATCCGGAATCAGATTCTTATGTGGAAGCATCGGCAATATAATACCACTGATAGCCAAGAACTTTGCCAACGTAATCATTTCATCATTCTTCATTCGTTGCGCAAATTCCGTAAAAGTATGTTTGAGTTCGGTCAGCAGAAGTACTGTCACAACCACCATGACATAGAACCAAGAAGGCTGTGTAGCTACAATAGGAGCCATGCAGTAAGTAATCAGAGCAATAATAATAGTAGTTACGCCAAAGACATGAAATTGTGATTGCTTTACATAATAGTTTAATCCCAACAACAATCCCAGCACCGCTCCGCCTCCCATAAACAGACGCATATCCGTAGGGTCTAAAATATAAAGCAAGTAACCCAGTATGCCAATAAAGGTAAACGTACGGTCGGTTCCGAAAAGAGTCGTTTCCCCCTCACGCTTTAAACTAATCCGACGCTGTGAAAGTCCGATTAGTAAAGAAAATAAGGTTACTAAGACAAAAGTAACCAATTCACGCGGCACATAACCGTACAACTGTTCCATATCCATATACTGCTCTCCTTTTTATATAAGAACAAATATACGGTTTATTTGTTAACGCTCACCACGTTTTATACGGCTTTTTCATCAGTTGCGAGTTATAATAACGTATATCACCCGTTACC contains these protein-coding regions:
- a CDS encoding MgtC/SapB family protein, which produces MEQLYGYVPRELVTFVLVTLFSLLIGLSQRRISLKREGETTLFGTDRTFTFIGILGYLLYILDPTDMRLFMGGGAVLGLLLGLNYYVKQSQFHVFGVTTIIIALITYCMAPIVATQPSWFYVMVVVTVLLLTELKHTFTEFAQRMKNDEMITLAKFLAISGIILPMLPHKNLIPDINLTPYSIWLATVVVSGISYLSYLLKRYVFHESGTLVSGIIGGLYSSTATISVLARKSRKASEQEATDYVAAMLLAVSMMFLRFMILIFIFSRDIFLSIYPYLLTMAVVAVMVAWFIHSRQKRPEGQPIASEEDDSSNPLEFKVALIFAVLFVIFTFLTHYTLVYAGTGGLNLLSFVSGFSDITPFILNLLQNTGSVAALIITVCSMQAIISNILVNMFYALFFAGKGSKLRPWILGGFGVVIVCNLVLLLFFYL